One window of the Desulfitobacterium chlororespirans DSM 11544 genome contains the following:
- a CDS encoding DMSO/selenate family reductase complex A subunit gives MVNKDFKVSRRSFLKWTAAVAGSSALVGCMPMTSGAGAEPAIAQAGNRHLDAEIKPSICWHNCGGRCQIKAQVKDGVVLSFVTDNEGPDTPDNLQARACLKGRSQRQRLYHPDRLKYPMKRVGERGAGQWEKISWEEALDTTASELKRIITQYGNESLYFIYASGVGGAFNQSYMGGASGRLLNALGGYLSFYGNYSQANYMYAIPYMFGAGYGGSSPTSFSDAQLIVMFGDNPASTRVGGLNSTYYLKLAKENGTKVIVIDPRHSDTVGTFADQWIPIRPTTDAALVAGLAYVILTEELHDQAFLDKYCIGFDEEHMPEGIPAGNSYKSYLLGVSDGQPKTPQWASGITGVPVETIIQLAREIAGAKPCFILQGRGMQRHANGEFQALSVPLLALMTGNMGKLGANPGMYEGFTSVKMGAYPAGTNPIQAKVSFFMFTDAIEKGGSHSKENGGLQGADRLQHGIKFIWNYGGNALINQHSDTGRTTGLLKDTSKCEFILGIENFMTPSMEYADIILPDITQFEQEDIVTRALGQGLALYGQKLVDPLYECKGVYEICTELAKRLGVLDKFDEGKSQEQYLRECVEVAQAAHPDFPSFEAFREKGIYKTKPKKVIAYQAFVEDPEKNPLQTPSGKVEIFSKTLYDMNNPERIPAVPKYVAVAEGPKGALKEKYPLQCIGHHSKRRVHSTFDNLPWLEEAEPQKLWLNPQDAAERGIEDEDTVKIFNDRGTVKVKVKVTPRLIPGVCSLPQGAWYTPDAQGVDTRGCINTLTTWEPTALAWGNPQHTNLVQVEKA, from the coding sequence ATGGTAAATAAAGATTTTAAAGTCAGTCGCCGCTCCTTTTTGAAATGGACCGCAGCTGTTGCCGGTTCTTCGGCACTGGTAGGATGCATGCCCATGACTTCAGGAGCAGGGGCGGAACCGGCAATTGCTCAAGCCGGAAACCGTCATCTCGATGCGGAAATAAAACCTTCGATATGTTGGCATAATTGCGGCGGCCGCTGTCAGATTAAAGCCCAGGTGAAGGACGGTGTTGTCCTGAGTTTTGTGACGGACAATGAAGGGCCGGATACTCCGGATAATCTTCAGGCCAGGGCTTGTTTGAAAGGGAGATCCCAGCGTCAACGCCTCTATCATCCGGATCGGCTGAAATACCCCATGAAACGAGTCGGGGAGCGGGGAGCCGGACAATGGGAGAAGATCTCCTGGGAAGAGGCGTTGGATACTACCGCTTCAGAACTGAAACGCATTATCACACAATATGGCAATGAATCCCTCTATTTCATTTATGCTTCAGGCGTTGGGGGAGCATTTAACCAAAGTTATATGGGAGGAGCATCGGGCAGACTCCTCAATGCCTTAGGCGGATATCTGAGCTTTTATGGCAACTACAGCCAGGCCAATTATATGTATGCCATTCCTTATATGTTTGGAGCCGGTTATGGAGGAAGCTCTCCCACCAGTTTTTCAGATGCCCAGCTGATCGTGATGTTCGGCGATAATCCTGCCAGCACCAGGGTGGGCGGTCTTAATTCAACCTACTATCTCAAATTAGCGAAAGAAAACGGGACCAAAGTTATTGTCATCGATCCCCGACACAGTGATACGGTAGGCACCTTTGCCGATCAGTGGATTCCTATTCGCCCGACCACTGATGCGGCACTTGTGGCAGGCCTTGCTTATGTCATACTGACAGAGGAGCTTCATGATCAAGCCTTCCTGGACAAGTATTGTATAGGTTTTGATGAAGAGCACATGCCTGAGGGAATTCCGGCAGGAAACTCCTATAAGAGCTACTTGCTGGGAGTCAGCGATGGACAGCCGAAAACTCCGCAATGGGCATCGGGAATCACAGGTGTTCCTGTCGAAACGATTATACAATTGGCCAGGGAGATTGCCGGCGCCAAGCCCTGCTTTATTCTGCAGGGACGGGGCATGCAGCGCCATGCCAACGGAGAATTCCAGGCCCTTTCCGTTCCTCTTTTAGCCCTGATGACAGGAAATATGGGCAAACTCGGCGCTAATCCCGGTATGTATGAAGGCTTTACTTCGGTAAAAATGGGCGCATACCCTGCAGGAACAAATCCAATACAAGCCAAAGTATCCTTCTTTATGTTTACCGATGCCATTGAAAAAGGCGGCAGCCACAGCAAAGAAAACGGTGGTTTGCAAGGTGCGGACCGGTTGCAGCATGGCATCAAGTTTATCTGGAATTATGGCGGCAATGCCTTGATCAATCAGCATTCCGATACCGGGCGGACCACCGGGTTATTGAAAGATACTTCGAAATGCGAATTTATCCTGGGCATTGAGAATTTTATGACCCCCAGTATGGAGTATGCCGATATCATTCTCCCCGATATCACTCAATTTGAGCAGGAGGATATCGTCACCCGGGCCTTGGGACAAGGGCTTGCTCTCTATGGGCAAAAATTGGTGGATCCTTTATATGAGTGCAAGGGTGTTTACGAAATCTGCACAGAGCTGGCCAAACGCCTGGGTGTCCTTGATAAGTTTGATGAAGGAAAAAGCCAGGAGCAATATTTGCGCGAATGTGTAGAAGTAGCCCAGGCGGCTCATCCCGACTTCCCGTCTTTCGAAGCATTCCGGGAAAAGGGCATTTATAAGACGAAACCTAAGAAGGTCATTGCTTATCAGGCCTTTGTGGAGGATCCGGAAAAGAACCCGCTGCAAACTCCCTCCGGAAAGGTGGAGATTTTCTCCAAAACCCTCTACGATATGAATAATCCGGAGAGAATACCGGCTGTTCCTAAATATGTAGCTGTTGCAGAAGGTCCGAAAGGCGCTCTGAAAGAGAAATACCCTCTGCAATGCATCGGCCATCACAGCAAACGCCGTGTTCATTCCACCTTCGATAATCTGCCCTGGCTGGAAGAAGCGGAGCCCCAGAAGCTGTGGCTCAACCCTCAGGATGCGGCTGAGCGGGGAATTGAAGATGAGGATACGGTTAAGATCTTTAACGATCGGGGAACGGTAAAAGTCAAAGTGAAGGTTACTCCCCGTCTCATCCCAGGGGTATGTTCCCTTCCTCAAGGAGCCTGGTATACCCCTGATGCTCAGGGCGTGGATACCAGAGGATGTATCAACACCTTAACCACTTGGGAGCCCACCGCTCTGGCCTGGGGTAATCCTCAGCATACCAATTTAGTCCAAGTAGAGAAAGCGTAG
- a CDS encoding DUF3786 domain-containing protein — MKESQKKYRDALEHAKQEFAKRSFTKILELSGAAPYDESSLVLPYGGEHYRVWYPEGEISPCEDITDQILILQYLTEVCGVQPTGRWISFRELPGGNNHYGAFKLEAMDPLAEHFGNSPEKFESICRMLKGKKLAMGDLAYAIEVLPKLELALILWLADDEWPAQANLLYDTTASIHLNTEGLEVMAINLVEKMIAKAASL, encoded by the coding sequence ATGAAAGAAAGTCAGAAGAAATACCGGGATGCCCTGGAGCATGCCAAACAAGAATTTGCCAAGCGCAGTTTCACCAAGATTCTGGAGCTGTCCGGAGCTGCTCCTTATGATGAATCCAGTCTGGTTCTTCCCTATGGAGGTGAACATTACCGGGTCTGGTACCCCGAAGGAGAAATCAGCCCCTGTGAGGACATCACCGATCAGATTCTGATCCTTCAATATCTGACAGAAGTATGCGGAGTCCAGCCTACCGGACGTTGGATATCCTTCAGAGAGCTGCCGGGAGGCAACAACCACTATGGAGCATTTAAGCTGGAAGCTATGGACCCGCTAGCTGAGCACTTCGGCAACTCACCGGAGAAGTTCGAATCCATATGCCGGATGCTCAAGGGCAAAAAATTGGCGATGGGAGACCTGGCTTATGCCATAGAGGTTCTGCCCAAACTTGAGCTGGCTTTGATCCTGTGGCTGGCCGATGACGAATGGCCGGCCCAGGCCAATCTGCTTTATGACACCACGGCCAGCATACATCTGAATACGGAAGGGCTGGAAGTTATGGCTATCAATCTGGTGGAGAAGATGATTGCCAAGGCTGCCAGCCTCTAA
- a CDS encoding molybdopterin-dependent oxidoreductase, which yields MESIYSNVCSSDCRASCRIRTKVQNGRIVGIQGDPIDEYTFGSLCAKGYAHLQRIYAADRITYPMKQLGKGTGKWVRISWDQALHEIAQKLIDIRIKHNTLLPVCLNKYLGTVGLLSRSIDGFFNSIGYITLMTGSPCVATGVDALSLSFGTCKKPVPEDMLNARLILIWGGNPAWTTLHQMRLIFEAREKGAVLVVIDPVLSATAARSDLYVQIKPGADLELALGIAKVLWAENLVDKDFLTNYASDWPSFRASLEKLNLENIAAATDIPVAEIVNLARLIGRTKPMTISLGAGVQHTAVGGQGFRAISALAAMTGNIGIPGGNIHYATFEPWEFAGEFISLKPPQDLRGSPDGNGQFQHRYVGTGRFGELSAMEPPIELLWVASHNPVAQAPNSGAVKEALQSIGTVVVADQFLTPTSHYADYFLPVASHYEYEDIVISYWHYGAAINQKAIDPLGESKSDFAIMRELAITLNKLAPGFSTFPSERPAAEWLDLEMKPQYPRLGIAHYQDLIEHYRRIDLPPVPWQDRTFTTASRKYEFLSVPALTEDPSSPPQLRQGSEEHDYPFRLLRIRSFATLNSQYRNLASMEVISEKTRVLLNPETAYSKGIEEGINVKVYNQLGQIVLPASLSDSIPPDVLSVYIGCDSKHDIELNSIIALIDTDLGEACSDAKGLAFNNTYVNLVRV from the coding sequence ATGGAATCTATATACAGTAATGTCTGTTCATCGGATTGCCGGGCTTCATGCCGGATCAGGACCAAAGTCCAAAATGGCCGGATTGTCGGCATTCAAGGCGATCCTATTGATGAATATACCTTTGGCTCTTTATGTGCCAAAGGATATGCTCATTTACAGCGCATCTATGCTGCTGACCGCATTACTTATCCAATGAAGCAATTAGGCAAAGGCACCGGCAAGTGGGTCAGAATTTCCTGGGATCAGGCTTTGCATGAAATAGCTCAGAAACTTATCGACATCCGGATCAAACATAATACCCTGCTGCCCGTTTGCCTCAATAAGTATCTGGGGACTGTGGGGCTGCTCTCCAGAAGCATCGACGGCTTTTTTAACAGTATTGGCTATATTACTTTAATGACCGGTTCTCCCTGTGTCGCTACCGGAGTGGATGCCCTGAGCCTGAGCTTCGGTACATGTAAGAAGCCCGTTCCCGAGGATATGCTTAATGCCCGCCTGATTCTGATCTGGGGAGGCAATCCCGCCTGGACAACTCTTCACCAAATGCGCCTGATTTTTGAGGCCAGAGAAAAAGGGGCTGTCCTCGTGGTCATTGATCCTGTTTTGTCGGCGACTGCGGCCAGGAGTGATCTCTATGTGCAAATAAAACCGGGTGCAGATTTGGAGCTAGCTTTAGGTATCGCCAAAGTTTTATGGGCGGAAAATTTGGTGGATAAGGATTTTCTCACGAATTATGCCAGTGACTGGCCGTCTTTCCGGGCCTCATTAGAAAAACTGAATCTGGAAAATATCGCTGCCGCAACCGACATTCCTGTTGCCGAGATTGTCAATCTGGCCCGCTTGATTGGCAGAACGAAACCTATGACCATTTCCTTAGGTGCCGGGGTACAGCATACCGCCGTGGGCGGACAGGGTTTCCGCGCTATCTCCGCTTTAGCGGCTATGACCGGAAATATCGGCATACCCGGCGGCAATATCCATTATGCGACTTTTGAACCCTGGGAGTTCGCCGGAGAATTTATCTCCCTGAAGCCCCCCCAGGATCTGCGGGGTAGCCCGGACGGAAACGGACAGTTTCAACACCGCTATGTGGGAACAGGGCGGTTTGGCGAGCTTTCCGCAATGGAGCCTCCGATTGAGCTGCTTTGGGTGGCTTCTCACAACCCGGTTGCCCAGGCCCCCAACTCCGGGGCCGTCAAAGAGGCGCTTCAATCCATCGGGACTGTGGTGGTAGCAGACCAATTTCTTACCCCAACCTCCCACTATGCCGATTACTTCTTGCCGGTAGCTTCCCACTATGAATACGAAGACATTGTTATTTCCTACTGGCATTATGGTGCTGCTATTAATCAAAAAGCGATTGACCCCTTGGGTGAGAGCAAATCCGACTTTGCAATTATGCGCGAGTTAGCCATTACCCTCAACAAGCTGGCACCGGGATTCAGCACTTTTCCCAGCGAACGCCCGGCGGCAGAATGGCTTGACCTGGAGATGAAGCCCCAATACCCCCGGTTGGGAATTGCTCATTATCAGGATTTGATCGAACATTACCGGCGGATTGATTTACCCCCGGTTCCCTGGCAGGACAGAACATTTACTACGGCCTCCCGGAAATATGAATTCCTTTCCGTACCTGCCTTGACAGAGGATCCCTCCTCCCCTCCTCAGCTCCGGCAAGGGTCTGAAGAGCATGACTATCCTTTCCGATTATTGCGCATTCGCAGTTTCGCTACCCTTAATTCTCAGTACAGGAATTTAGCCAGTATGGAGGTAATCTCCGAAAAAACAAGGGTCTTGCTTAATCCGGAAACTGCTTATTCGAAGGGTATTGAGGAGGGCATAAATGTCAAAGTGTATAACCAACTGGGTCAAATCGTGTTGCCGGCAAGCCTGTCCGATAGTATTCCCCCCGATGTTCTCTCTGTATATATCGGATGTGATTCCAAACATGATATCGAATTAAACAGTATTATTGCCCTAATCGATACTGATTTGGGAGAGGCCTGTTCCGATGCCAAAGGGCTGGCCTTTAACAATACTTATGTAAATTTAGTGAGGGTGTGA
- a CDS encoding 4Fe-4S dicluster domain-containing protein: protein MARTQRGFLFDPNRCLGCRTCIMACATGNNLPPGIYLRSVEMQEFRKGAQIIKYYLSTSCNHCANPECFRLCPEQAYRKRHDGIVLNELSKCTGCGTCTRSCPFAAPVVNPATGKVIKCDLCQEKLDEGEMPFCVAACPVQALCLIDISGAGSRTPDLVRRLPGVIKIQITRPSIRYLTLKIGRQILRQSKRKGDIHEN from the coding sequence ATGGCTCGAACACAAAGAGGGTTCCTCTTTGATCCCAATCGCTGTCTGGGCTGCCGCACATGTATCATGGCCTGCGCTACGGGAAACAATCTGCCGCCTGGCATCTACTTGCGCAGCGTTGAAATGCAGGAGTTTCGGAAAGGTGCTCAAATTATAAAATATTATCTTTCCACTTCATGCAATCATTGCGCCAATCCTGAGTGTTTCCGCCTTTGTCCTGAGCAGGCTTATCGAAAACGTCATGACGGCATTGTCTTGAATGAACTGTCGAAATGTACCGGTTGCGGAACCTGTACGCGGAGCTGTCCCTTTGCGGCGCCGGTCGTCAATCCAGCCACCGGGAAAGTAATCAAATGCGATTTATGCCAGGAAAAGCTGGATGAAGGAGAAATGCCCTTTTGCGTAGCTGCCTGCCCGGTACAGGCTTTATGCCTGATCGATATAAGCGGTGCCGGTTCCCGAACTCCCGATCTCGTGCGCAGGCTGCCAGGGGTTATCAAGATTCAAATAACCCGGCCCTCGATTCGTTATCTTACGCTGAAGATCGGAAGGCAGATCCTGCGTCAGTCTAAAAGAAAGGGGGATATTCATGAGAACTAA
- a CDS encoding PucR family transcriptional regulator, which translates to MRTNLNCSELFIRTMEGLAQGRDIPHLAMMLAEELGRTVILTDAVNRVLGFHDPLGTGVNVGEFFPLDLRKTGDQKADFFTEVDRFNEGQWETAQGVLSYIYFALKVPGKHYGHCIVLCTNQELTAEQRMIIQQVSLTLLLALREVLHKELNREWVLDEFVYDVLYNNYDSKLALYEKARHLHWNLEGPYAIIVIESPGDRLPTVRRLGPARFNSSPPVYTVINENTVVILSLTNLTSHQVKGALTEFIAKLLANLTFNYIKDVHIGVGSTATALTDLNQRFQEAKIALELGKVFGTGNPSYFNEMGFLKFIFTAPAQELQEFAQRILSHITAYDLEAETDLLNTLRTFINQQCQITPCAKALYIHENTLRNRLKKIEQLLELDLNRVDHLVNIYIALQIHNMDHFDDI; encoded by the coding sequence ATGAGAACTAATCTGAATTGCAGTGAACTCTTTATCCGCACAATGGAGGGTCTGGCTCAGGGCCGGGATATCCCTCATCTTGCGATGATGCTGGCTGAAGAGCTTGGCAGAACGGTCATTCTTACCGACGCTGTGAATCGCGTTCTGGGCTTTCATGACCCACTGGGAACCGGGGTGAATGTGGGCGAGTTTTTCCCGCTTGATCTTAGAAAGACCGGCGATCAAAAAGCTGATTTCTTTACTGAAGTCGACCGGTTTAACGAAGGTCAATGGGAAACGGCGCAAGGAGTGCTCAGCTATATCTATTTTGCCCTAAAAGTCCCCGGCAAGCATTATGGCCATTGTATCGTTCTGTGCACTAATCAGGAGTTGACGGCCGAGCAGAGGATGATTATTCAGCAAGTGTCCTTAACCTTACTGCTGGCGCTGCGGGAGGTTTTGCATAAAGAGCTTAACCGGGAATGGGTCCTGGATGAGTTTGTGTACGATGTTCTCTATAATAATTATGATTCCAAACTTGCCCTTTACGAAAAGGCCCGCCATTTGCATTGGAATTTGGAAGGCCCTTATGCCATCATTGTCATTGAATCCCCTGGGGATAGACTTCCTACCGTGAGAAGGTTAGGGCCGGCCCGGTTCAATTCCTCCCCTCCGGTTTATACCGTTATTAACGAAAATACGGTCGTCATTCTCTCACTGACAAACCTGACCAGCCATCAGGTTAAAGGAGCCTTAACTGAGTTTATTGCCAAACTTCTGGCTAACCTGACGTTTAATTATATTAAGGATGTGCATATCGGTGTTGGTTCCACTGCTACAGCCTTAACTGATTTGAATCAGCGTTTCCAGGAAGCAAAGATTGCCCTGGAATTAGGCAAGGTGTTTGGCACGGGTAATCCAAGCTATTTTAATGAAATGGGTTTCCTGAAATTCATTTTTACAGCACCGGCGCAAGAGCTGCAGGAATTCGCCCAACGTATTCTGAGCCATATTACAGCTTACGATTTAGAGGCTGAAACCGACCTGCTGAACACTTTGCGGACTTTTATCAACCAACAATGCCAAATCACCCCCTGCGCCAAAGCCCTCTACATTCACGAGAATACCCTGCGCAACCGGCTCAAAAAAATCGAACAGCTCTTGGAGCTTGACCTTAACCGCGTAGACCATCTTGTCAACATTTATATCGCCCTGCAAATTCACAATATGGATCATTTCGACGATATTTAG
- a CDS encoding molybdopterin-containing oxidoreductase family protein gives MSFSRRQFLGGGLALGGTLAAGAPASILRGLGLAKEVKAAPAEDQEKITYSCCNPECNNCSLQVHVRNGKLVRISPNPNYYTRPCLRGRSRLQWNYHPDRLKYPFKRVGERGEGKWERISWEEALDTIAAKLGKIREESGPESIWFMAGAVMSVLPNGMQGRFANAFGKGVMTGGVGSLCCAAQGEASTATQGYRTAGIEEKAYSKLIIAWGHNPEVTYIPHSRLIGDARDKGARLITIDPRFSETAGKSDQWIAIKPGTDTAMAMAMIKIILAENLYDEKFALAKSNLPFLVNQATGKLLRQDEVVTGGDHEAFVVWDQATNGPALPKEAAAPALAGSFKIGEVPVSTVFSRLKERVDKYTPEYASEITGVPAQVISELARTYATVKPAMIDSGMSGAQRTSSGAYFVQSLLYLAALTGNIGLLGGGVNDTGGFAHGTNAAINAPYKANYKGKIPASKVGEYLLEGKPYPIRAVYWQGKGLGQLPNANKAVEALKKMEFLVVQEHFFGDAAALADIVLPVATLFERYDIMCASRSYYYHLMDKAIEPFMEAKSDTWIYTELAKRLGFGEVFDKTEEEFIDMIMEPTGLTVESLRKSGPVWIWSDPKLNKYKVKWEKPPFTFFKDTPFKTASGRFEFYASRWEDMGFEPMVEYYPPEESAVTAPDLFKKYPLSLVANKIRTKVHSTYALMPWLSEIYPKGWVTISTEDAAARGIKDGDLVEIFNDRGSVKAAAHVSSGILPGVVSMPNGWWLQQGYSSSVLSNDYTHPLAYGHSLNSTLVQVKGV, from the coding sequence ATGAGCTTTTCACGCAGACAATTTTTAGGAGGAGGTCTGGCTCTTGGCGGCACACTGGCAGCAGGGGCACCGGCATCCATCCTCCGGGGTTTAGGCTTAGCCAAGGAAGTTAAGGCCGCCCCGGCAGAAGATCAGGAAAAAATCACGTACAGCTGCTGTAATCCGGAATGTAACAACTGTTCCTTACAAGTTCATGTTCGCAACGGTAAGCTTGTACGGATTTCCCCCAACCCCAATTACTACACAAGGCCTTGTTTACGCGGCCGTTCCCGTTTGCAGTGGAACTATCATCCGGATCGTCTCAAATATCCCTTTAAACGGGTCGGCGAGCGCGGAGAAGGAAAATGGGAGCGTATATCCTGGGAGGAAGCCCTGGACACCATAGCCGCCAAGCTGGGCAAAATCCGCGAGGAGTCCGGTCCCGAATCGATTTGGTTTATGGCCGGAGCCGTCATGTCGGTTTTACCCAATGGCATGCAAGGCAGATTTGCCAATGCTTTCGGCAAAGGTGTCATGACAGGCGGCGTAGGCTCCTTGTGCTGTGCCGCCCAAGGAGAAGCTTCGACAGCTACCCAGGGTTATCGTACTGCCGGAATCGAGGAAAAGGCCTACAGTAAACTCATTATCGCCTGGGGCCATAACCCGGAAGTTACCTATATCCCCCATTCGCGCCTGATCGGGGACGCCAGGGACAAGGGGGCAAGACTAATCACGATTGACCCGCGTTTCAGCGAAACCGCCGGCAAATCCGATCAGTGGATTGCCATTAAACCAGGCACCGATACAGCCATGGCGATGGCCATGATCAAGATCATTCTGGCTGAAAATTTATACGATGAAAAATTCGCCCTGGCAAAAAGTAATCTCCCCTTTCTTGTCAACCAAGCCACCGGCAAATTATTGCGTCAGGATGAAGTGGTGACCGGCGGTGATCATGAAGCTTTTGTGGTTTGGGATCAGGCCACCAATGGCCCGGCTCTTCCTAAGGAAGCGGCTGCCCCGGCCTTAGCCGGCAGCTTTAAAATCGGTGAAGTCCCGGTCAGCACGGTATTCAGCCGTTTAAAGGAAAGAGTGGACAAATATACACCTGAATATGCCAGTGAGATTACCGGAGTTCCGGCTCAGGTCATCAGCGAGCTTGCCCGCACCTACGCCACCGTTAAGCCTGCCATGATCGACAGCGGCATGTCCGGTGCCCAGCGCACCAGCAGCGGTGCCTACTTTGTACAGTCCCTTTTATATCTGGCGGCTTTAACCGGAAATATCGGCCTTCTGGGCGGTGGAGTTAACGATACCGGCGGTTTTGCCCACGGCACCAATGCGGCCATCAATGCTCCCTATAAGGCCAACTACAAAGGAAAAATTCCGGCATCAAAAGTTGGGGAGTATTTGCTGGAAGGCAAGCCCTACCCCATCAGAGCCGTCTACTGGCAAGGCAAAGGGTTAGGACAGCTTCCCAACGCCAACAAAGCGGTAGAAGCTCTCAAAAAGATGGAATTCCTAGTGGTTCAGGAGCATTTCTTCGGTGATGCCGCTGCTCTGGCCGACATCGTGCTGCCTGTCGCAACCTTGTTTGAACGCTATGACATCATGTGTGCTTCCCGCTCTTACTACTATCACTTAATGGACAAAGCCATCGAACCCTTTATGGAAGCTAAATCCGATACCTGGATTTACACTGAGCTTGCCAAACGTTTGGGCTTCGGGGAAGTTTTCGATAAGACCGAAGAAGAGTTTATTGATATGATTATGGAACCCACCGGATTGACCGTTGAAAGCTTGCGCAAGAGCGGACCGGTTTGGATTTGGAGCGATCCCAAACTGAACAAGTACAAAGTTAAATGGGAGAAGCCACCCTTCACTTTCTTTAAGGATACTCCCTTTAAAACTGCTTCCGGACGCTTTGAGTTTTATGCTTCCCGCTGGGAAGACATGGGGTTTGAACCGATGGTTGAGTATTACCCACCGGAAGAATCCGCGGTTACAGCTCCGGATTTATTTAAAAAATACCCGCTAAGCCTTGTCGCCAATAAGATTCGGACCAAGGTCCACAGCACCTATGCTCTGATGCCCTGGCTTTCCGAAATTTATCCTAAAGGCTGGGTGACCATCAGCACTGAGGATGCCGCAGCACGGGGCATTAAAGACGGCGATCTGGTGGAAATATTTAATGATCGGGGTTCAGTTAAGGCAGCTGCCCATGTAAGCTCGGGGATTCTTCCAGGCGTTGTATCCATGCCTAACGGCTGGTGGTTGCAGCAAGGATACAGCTCCAGCGTCCTTAGCAATGACTATACCCATCCCCTGGCCTACGGACACTCTCTTAATTCAACTTTAGTTCAGGTTAAGGGGGTATAG
- a CDS encoding 4Fe-4S dicluster domain-containing protein: MSKRLGLLIDQERCIGCWTCAVICKMENNVGLGNWWNRILSNGHSEYGDSPAMGLDGQPELTYQPTACMHCGNAPCVRACPTGATYKDDNGITRQDYKKCIGCRTCMAACPYNARVFNWGTPQHVPAFEDDHIGDARVPDRPKGVVEKCTFCQEKTTLGEEPACVAGCPAKARVFGDLNDPASEMSRLMRERGAKPLLEDIGTHPQVFYVPPRRKLKPTTLERSGYYGE, encoded by the coding sequence ATGAGCAAACGATTGGGTCTGTTGATCGATCAGGAACGCTGCATTGGCTGTTGGACCTGTGCGGTTATCTGCAAAATGGAGAATAATGTGGGATTGGGAAACTGGTGGAACCGCATTCTCAGCAATGGCCACAGCGAATACGGAGATTCTCCGGCTATGGGCCTGGACGGGCAGCCGGAATTAACCTATCAGCCCACGGCGTGCATGCATTGCGGAAACGCGCCTTGTGTCCGGGCCTGCCCTACTGGGGCCACTTATAAAGATGACAACGGTATCACCCGTCAGGATTACAAGAAATGTATCGGCTGCCGGACTTGTATGGCTGCCTGCCCCTATAACGCCCGGGTGTTTAACTGGGGAACGCCTCAACACGTACCTGCCTTTGAGGATGACCATATTGGTGATGCACGGGTGCCCGACCGTCCCAAAGGTGTGGTGGAAAAATGCACCTTCTGTCAAGAGAAAACGACACTGGGAGAGGAACCCGCCTGTGTTGCCGGCTGTCCTGCCAAAGCCCGGGTGTTTGGGGACTTGAATGATCCCGCCAGTGAGATGAGCAGATTGATGAGAGAGCGTGGGGCCAAGCCTTTGTTGGAAGATATCGGCACTCACCCTCAGGTTTTCTATGTGCCGCCGCGCCGCAAGCTGAAACCCACTACTCTGGAAAGGAGTGGCTACTATGGTGAATAA